In one Modestobacter sp. L9-4 genomic region, the following are encoded:
- a CDS encoding LLM class flavin-dependent oxidoreductase: protein MRIPLSVLDLAPIARGETVGSSIAASVALAQRAEEHGYRRVWYAEHHNMPSIASSATSVLISHVGAHTSTIRLGSGGVMLPNHSPLTIAEQFGTLDAMYPGRIDLGLGRAPGSDQNTMYALRRDPNSAESFPQDVLELQAYLAGQTRVPGVDAVPGKSSRVPLYILGSSTFGAHLAAALGLPYAFASHFAPQALEAAVAAYRREFKPSAQLEEPHVIAGVNVIAADTEARAQENLQAMRRTMAIGLFGRGRSFTDAEADLLLEQGAGHHIDSMFTHVALGTPPQVADHLERFVRFADADELIVAHQAPTTEDRLRSVTLTAEALDSVPA, encoded by the coding sequence ATGCGCATCCCGCTGTCCGTCCTCGACCTCGCCCCCATCGCCCGCGGGGAGACCGTCGGCAGCAGCATCGCCGCCAGCGTCGCCCTCGCCCAGCGCGCGGAGGAGCACGGTTACCGGCGGGTCTGGTACGCCGAGCACCACAACATGCCGAGCATCGCCTCCTCGGCGACCAGCGTGCTCATCTCCCACGTCGGTGCCCACACCAGCACCATCCGGCTCGGCTCGGGCGGGGTCATGCTGCCCAACCACTCGCCGCTGACGATCGCCGAGCAGTTCGGCACCCTCGACGCGATGTACCCCGGCCGCATCGACCTGGGCCTGGGCCGGGCGCCCGGCTCGGACCAGAACACGATGTACGCGCTGCGCCGCGACCCGAACTCGGCCGAGTCCTTCCCGCAGGACGTGCTGGAGCTGCAGGCCTACCTGGCCGGGCAGACCCGTGTCCCCGGCGTCGACGCCGTCCCGGGCAAGAGCTCCCGGGTGCCGCTGTACATCCTGGGGTCCTCGACCTTCGGCGCCCACCTGGCCGCCGCGCTCGGCCTGCCCTACGCGTTCGCCAGCCACTTCGCGCCGCAGGCGTTGGAGGCCGCCGTCGCCGCCTACCGGCGTGAGTTCAAGCCCTCAGCGCAGCTGGAGGAGCCGCACGTCATCGCCGGCGTCAACGTGATCGCCGCCGACACCGAGGCCCGCGCCCAGGAGAACCTCCAGGCCATGCGCCGCACCATGGCGATCGGGCTGTTCGGCCGGGGCCGCAGCTTCACCGACGCCGAGGCCGACCTGCTGCTGGAGCAGGGCGCCGGGCACCACATCGACTCGATGTTCACCCACGTCGCGCTCGGCACGCCCCCGCAGGTCGCCGACCACCTCGAGCGCTTCGTGCGCTTCGCGGACGCCGACGAGCTGATCGTCGCCCACCAGGCGCCGACCACCGAGGACCGGCTGCGCTCGGTCACCCTCACCGCCGAGGCCCTGGACTCCGTCCCCGCCTGA